A genomic stretch from Silurus meridionalis isolate SWU-2019-XX chromosome 1, ASM1480568v1, whole genome shotgun sequence includes:
- the micall1a gene encoding MICAL-like protein 1 isoform X2, with product MGSLKALQEWCRVQCEGYNDVDIRNMAASFRDGLAFCALIHKHRPDLIDFDSLSKENVYENNQLAFELAETELGIPALLDAEDMVSMKVPDRLSIITYVSQYYNFFTNKSQANPPCMKRPGSSGHIEPAIKKPPTPLEDKTTTSESNADSQSKRSNLSSTCAACEKHVHLVQRFLVDGKLYHRNCFRCMECSSTLLPGSYKLVGDAGSLVCTHHFARIPGTQNGRSDLSKQISPVSPGASPESPPSGGSLEKTLPDYSDANEHTAADDKSRETHSPERESWQKEKGGEKIKEELQDSAREQLERRTPSPPNPFDESDEEELKEEEQPKPATEVTNGDRPPTPVRSTTGGNRPVPAPRKVSDPCPSPRPVPRPRPPRPLQTPAVSENAGDRRPVPRERSQSPASSIKSSDSSKPKDPPWLALVKQESKKKLAPPPPRPVVAPQFSTSTPAKIEEQTRPAAPPNPFDDENGEEAETEYSEAPVPSSVVAVHPWYGISPTAEVESPAHSENPRSGRSKKRPAPRVPKSVPTALSTESLSSSSSEHGFPRTAAPAVSQRPSCTEQEHVFTKSVSEPSISSPGSSPSALSSEPKSHISPSPSPSQPHSNTCSAPATPETNRSAGSKVMRPPPPRPPAAPSPLIGSPSSQQNTPNKRVNPFNRKASSTVTSPQSRPPKGSRPARPPAPGHGFPLIKRKVQSDQYIPVEDIHVEMVTLEKQLDELEQRGVELEQKLRGCSNEEEEERLLVDWFTLIHEKHLLVRREAELVYTVKQQNLEERQADVEYELRCLLNKPEKEWNDEDRDREKQLMDELVTIIEQRNQIINSMDQDRQREEEEDKLVAAMLKKKEFHGESEHKKKAAKFKPMKVLKRLSTKGDVAKSPSPRKEKS from the exons ATGGGCTCGTTAAAAGCCCTCCAGGAGTGGTGTCGAGTGCAGTGTGAGGGCTATAACGATGTGGACATTAGGAACATGGCAGCGTCCTTCAGGGATGGACTCGCTTTCTGTGctctaatacacaaacacaggcCTGATTTAAT AGACTTCGACTCCCTCTCCAAAGAAAATGTCTACGAAAACAACCAGCTG GCGTTTGAGTTGGCAGAGACAGAGCTTGGTATTCCAGCCCTGTTAGACGCAGAAGACATGGTGTCTATGAAAGTGCCTGATCGTCTCAGTATCATCACCTACGTCTCACAGTACTACAACTTCTTTACAAACAAATCTCAAG ctaATCCCCCCTGTATGAAGAGACCGGGCAGTTCAGGTCATATAGAACCAGCAATAAAGAAACCACCAACACCTCTAGAAGACAAAACCACAACATCTGAG TCGAACGCAGACAGCCAATCAAAACGCAGCAATCTGAGCAGTACATGTGCAGCCTGCGAGAAACACGTTCATCTGGTGCAAAGGTTCCTCGTCGATGGCAAACTTTACCACCGTAACTGTTTCAG GTGTATGGAATGCAGCAGCACTTTATTGCCTGGCTCTTACAAACTCGTAGGAGATGCCGGATCGCTGGTCTGCACGCACCACTTTGCCAGGATACCTGGCACCCAGAACGGTCGTTCTGATCTGAGCAAGCAGATTAGCCCGGTATCACCAGGCGCCAGCCCTGAATCTCCTCCTAGCGGGGGAAGTTTGGAAAAAACCCTGCCAGATTATTCCGATGCCAACGAACACACTGCTGCGGATGATAAATCACGCGAAACACACtctccagagagagagagctggcaAAAGGAAAAGGGAGGGGAGAAGATAAAAGAGGAACTGCAGGATAGCGCGAGAGAACAGCTAGAACGCCGCACTCCCAGTCCACCAAATCCTTTTGATGAATCTGATGAAGAggaactaaaggaggaagagcaGCCAAAGCCAGCTACAGAAGTCACTAATGGCGATCGTCCCCCAACCCCAGTAAGGAGCACCACAGGAGGGAATCGACCAGTCCCTGCCCCAAGAAAAGTGTCTGACCCTTGCCCTAGTCCTCGTCCTGTACCAAGGCCCCGCCCACCAAGGCCTCTGCAGACTCCAGCAGTCAGTG AAAATGCAGGTGATCGGAGACCAGTTCCACGTGAAAGATCCCAGTCACCTGCAAG CTCCATTAAATCCAGTGACTCTTCCAAACCCAAAGACCCTCCCTGGCTGGCTCTTGTCAAACAAGAGTCCAAGAAAAAGttggctcctcctcctcccagaCCTGTAGTTGCTCCTCAGTTCTCTACATCGACTCCTGCCAAAATCGAGGAGCAAACTCGGCCAGCCGCGCCCCCTAATCCTTTTGATGATGAAAACGGCGAGGAGGCGGAAACCGAATACTCAGAAGCACCGGTCCCGTCCTCTGTGGTTGCAGTCCATCCTTGGTATGGGATTTCTCCGACTGCTGAAGTCGAGAGCCCCGCCCACTCAGAGAATCCAAGAAGTGGGCGGAGTAAAAAAAGGCCAGCTCCCCGAGTCCCAAAATCTGTCCCTACAG CTCTGAGCACTGAGAGCCTCTCATCCTCTTCATCAGAACATGGCTTCCCCCGTACCGCTGCCCCTGCAGTTTCCCAACGGCCGTCCTGTACTGAACAAGAGCATGTGTTCACCAAAAGCGTGTCAGAACCATCTATCAGCAGTCCTGGCTCCTCCCCTTCAGCTCTTTCATCTGAACCTAAGTCGCATATCTCACCTAGTCCATCTCCCTCACAGCCCCACAGTAATACTTGCTCGGCGCCGGCGACGCCAGAGACAAACAGAAGTGCAGGAAGCAAGGTGATGAGACCACCTCCTCCCCGCCCACCCGCTGCTCCAAGTCCTCTGATTGGCTCTCCTTCTTCACAGCAAAACACGCCCAATAAG CGGGTAAATCCTTTCAATCGAAAAGCCTCCTCAACAGTCACCTCCCCACAGTCCAGACCCCCCAAAGGCTCTCGACCTGCACGCCCTCCTGCTCCGGGACACGGCTTCCCTCTTATCAAGCGCAAG GTGCAGTCAGATCAGTACATCCCTGTTGAGGACATCCATGTCGAGATGGTGACACTTGAAAAGCAGCTGGATGagctggagcagagaggagtgGAGCTGGAGCAGAAACTCAGAGGCTGCTCTAACG aggaagaggaggagcggCTGCTGGTGGACTGGTTCACTCTGATTCACGAGAAACATTTACTGGTACGCCGAGAAGCAGAGCTGGTGTACAC GGTGAAGCAGCAGAATCTGGAAGAAAGGCAAGCCGACGTAGAATATGAGCTCAGGTGTCTTCTCAACAAACCAG AGAAAGAGTGGAACGACGAGGATCGTGATCGAGAGAAGCAGCTGATGGACGAGTTGGTGACCATCATTGAGCAGAGGAACCAAATCATCAACAGCATGGATCAGGACAGACAGAG ggaagaggaggaggacaaGCTAGTGGCTGCcatgttaaagaaaaaag AGTTTCATGGTGAGAGCGAGCACAAGAAGAAGGCTGCCAAGTTTAAACCCATGAAGGTGTTGAAAAGGCTGAGCACTAAAGGCGACGTTGCAAAGAGCCCGAGCCCACGTAAAGAGAAAAGCTGA
- the c1h22orf23 gene encoding UPF0193 protein EVG1: protein MERMKNGTAQETKCNKGLWDCPRFKYSKETQELLQVMMQESRLTTFQQRHINNQLKTGGTLPVTCHPTSSTTPVQPELRISKGPVLSFRSQKRRAEQCSAGDNYTRERFRPSATRDLEKEKRRLQNIFATGQEETPPLPSRTRPANRTEDTETDRFQEILNEIEERRQFLEDMNALGKGNQYHHIINSEISQKIRELEVIDRVRSEELKRIEGKVQKAEEQP from the exons AtggagaggatgaagaatgggaCAGCACAGGAGACAAAGTGCAACAAGGGACTGTGGGACTGTCCACGATTTAAATACAGCAAGGAGACTCAGGAATTATTACAAG TGATGATGCAAGAATCACGGCTCACCACCTTTCAGCAGCGGCACATCAACAACCAGCTGAAAA CAGGTGGAACTTTACCAGTAACCTGTCACCCAACATCATCTACGACACCTGTGCAACCAGAGCTGAGAATCAGCAAAGGCCCAGTTCTGTCCTTCAGATCACAGAAACGCAGAGCAGAGCAATGCAGCGCCGGTGACAACTACACACGTGAAAGATTTCGACCCAGCGCCACAC GAGACTTGGAAAAAGAGAAGCGCAGACTGCAGAACATCTTCGCTACAGGCCAAGAGGAGACGCCGCCCTTGCCGTCCCGCACGAGGCCTGCTAACAGAACGGAGGACACTGAGACAGACAGGTTCCAGGAAA TTCTGAATGAGATCGAAGAGAGAAGGCAGTTTTTGGAGGATATGAATGCTCTTGGAAAAGGAAACCAGTACCATCACATTATTAACAGTGAGATATCTCAG AAAATCCGAGAGCTGGAGGTGATTGACAGGGTGCGCAGCGAGGAACTAAAGAGGATCGAGGGAAAAGTGCAGAAAGCTGAAGAGCAGCCGTGA
- the micall1a gene encoding MICAL-like protein 1 isoform X1, which translates to MGSLKALQEWCRVQCEGYNDVDIRNMAASFRDGLAFCALIHKHRPDLIDFDSLSKENVYENNQLAFELAETELGIPALLDAEDMVSMKVPDRLSIITYVSQYYNFFTNKSQANPPCMKRPGSSGHIEPAIKKPPTPLEDKTTTSESNADSQSKRSNLSSTCAACEKHVHLVQRFLVDGKLYHRNCFRCMECSSTLLPGSYKLVGDAGSLVCTHHFARIPGTQNGRSDLSKQISPVSPGASPESPPSGGSLEKTLPDYSDANEHTAADDKSRETHSPERESWQKEKGGEKIKEELQDSAREQLERRTPSPPNPFDESDEEELKEEEQPKPATEVTNGDRPPTPVRSTTGGNRPVPAPRKVSDPCPSPRPVPRPRPPRPLQTPAVSENAGDRRPVPRERSQSPASSIKSSDSSKPKDPPWLALVKQESKKKLAPPPPRPVVAPQFSTSTPAKIEEQTRPAAPPNPFDDENGEEAETEYSEAPVPSSVVAVHPWYGISPTAEVESPAHSENPRSGRSKKRPAPRVPKSVPTALPSSQSSSACPSPALSTESLSSSSSEHGFPRTAAPAVSQRPSCTEQEHVFTKSVSEPSISSPGSSPSALSSEPKSHISPSPSPSQPHSNTCSAPATPETNRSAGSKVMRPPPPRPPAAPSPLIGSPSSQQNTPNKRVNPFNRKASSTVTSPQSRPPKGSRPARPPAPGHGFPLIKRKVQSDQYIPVEDIHVEMVTLEKQLDELEQRGVELEQKLRGCSNEEEEERLLVDWFTLIHEKHLLVRREAELVYTVKQQNLEERQADVEYELRCLLNKPEKEWNDEDRDREKQLMDELVTIIEQRNQIINSMDQDRQREEEEDKLVAAMLKKKEFHGESEHKKKAAKFKPMKVLKRLSTKGDVAKSPSPRKEKS; encoded by the exons ATGGGCTCGTTAAAAGCCCTCCAGGAGTGGTGTCGAGTGCAGTGTGAGGGCTATAACGATGTGGACATTAGGAACATGGCAGCGTCCTTCAGGGATGGACTCGCTTTCTGTGctctaatacacaaacacaggcCTGATTTAAT AGACTTCGACTCCCTCTCCAAAGAAAATGTCTACGAAAACAACCAGCTG GCGTTTGAGTTGGCAGAGACAGAGCTTGGTATTCCAGCCCTGTTAGACGCAGAAGACATGGTGTCTATGAAAGTGCCTGATCGTCTCAGTATCATCACCTACGTCTCACAGTACTACAACTTCTTTACAAACAAATCTCAAG ctaATCCCCCCTGTATGAAGAGACCGGGCAGTTCAGGTCATATAGAACCAGCAATAAAGAAACCACCAACACCTCTAGAAGACAAAACCACAACATCTGAG TCGAACGCAGACAGCCAATCAAAACGCAGCAATCTGAGCAGTACATGTGCAGCCTGCGAGAAACACGTTCATCTGGTGCAAAGGTTCCTCGTCGATGGCAAACTTTACCACCGTAACTGTTTCAG GTGTATGGAATGCAGCAGCACTTTATTGCCTGGCTCTTACAAACTCGTAGGAGATGCCGGATCGCTGGTCTGCACGCACCACTTTGCCAGGATACCTGGCACCCAGAACGGTCGTTCTGATCTGAGCAAGCAGATTAGCCCGGTATCACCAGGCGCCAGCCCTGAATCTCCTCCTAGCGGGGGAAGTTTGGAAAAAACCCTGCCAGATTATTCCGATGCCAACGAACACACTGCTGCGGATGATAAATCACGCGAAACACACtctccagagagagagagctggcaAAAGGAAAAGGGAGGGGAGAAGATAAAAGAGGAACTGCAGGATAGCGCGAGAGAACAGCTAGAACGCCGCACTCCCAGTCCACCAAATCCTTTTGATGAATCTGATGAAGAggaactaaaggaggaagagcaGCCAAAGCCAGCTACAGAAGTCACTAATGGCGATCGTCCCCCAACCCCAGTAAGGAGCACCACAGGAGGGAATCGACCAGTCCCTGCCCCAAGAAAAGTGTCTGACCCTTGCCCTAGTCCTCGTCCTGTACCAAGGCCCCGCCCACCAAGGCCTCTGCAGACTCCAGCAGTCAGTG AAAATGCAGGTGATCGGAGACCAGTTCCACGTGAAAGATCCCAGTCACCTGCAAG CTCCATTAAATCCAGTGACTCTTCCAAACCCAAAGACCCTCCCTGGCTGGCTCTTGTCAAACAAGAGTCCAAGAAAAAGttggctcctcctcctcccagaCCTGTAGTTGCTCCTCAGTTCTCTACATCGACTCCTGCCAAAATCGAGGAGCAAACTCGGCCAGCCGCGCCCCCTAATCCTTTTGATGATGAAAACGGCGAGGAGGCGGAAACCGAATACTCAGAAGCACCGGTCCCGTCCTCTGTGGTTGCAGTCCATCCTTGGTATGGGATTTCTCCGACTGCTGAAGTCGAGAGCCCCGCCCACTCAGAGAATCCAAGAAGTGGGCGGAGTAAAAAAAGGCCAGCTCCCCGAGTCCCAAAATCTGTCCCTACAG CACTTCCTTCTTCTCAGTCTTCCTCTGCCTGTCCCTCTCCAGCTCTGAGCACTGAGAGCCTCTCATCCTCTTCATCAGAACATGGCTTCCCCCGTACCGCTGCCCCTGCAGTTTCCCAACGGCCGTCCTGTACTGAACAAGAGCATGTGTTCACCAAAAGCGTGTCAGAACCATCTATCAGCAGTCCTGGCTCCTCCCCTTCAGCTCTTTCATCTGAACCTAAGTCGCATATCTCACCTAGTCCATCTCCCTCACAGCCCCACAGTAATACTTGCTCGGCGCCGGCGACGCCAGAGACAAACAGAAGTGCAGGAAGCAAGGTGATGAGACCACCTCCTCCCCGCCCACCCGCTGCTCCAAGTCCTCTGATTGGCTCTCCTTCTTCACAGCAAAACACGCCCAATAAG CGGGTAAATCCTTTCAATCGAAAAGCCTCCTCAACAGTCACCTCCCCACAGTCCAGACCCCCCAAAGGCTCTCGACCTGCACGCCCTCCTGCTCCGGGACACGGCTTCCCTCTTATCAAGCGCAAG GTGCAGTCAGATCAGTACATCCCTGTTGAGGACATCCATGTCGAGATGGTGACACTTGAAAAGCAGCTGGATGagctggagcagagaggagtgGAGCTGGAGCAGAAACTCAGAGGCTGCTCTAACG aggaagaggaggagcggCTGCTGGTGGACTGGTTCACTCTGATTCACGAGAAACATTTACTGGTACGCCGAGAAGCAGAGCTGGTGTACAC GGTGAAGCAGCAGAATCTGGAAGAAAGGCAAGCCGACGTAGAATATGAGCTCAGGTGTCTTCTCAACAAACCAG AGAAAGAGTGGAACGACGAGGATCGTGATCGAGAGAAGCAGCTGATGGACGAGTTGGTGACCATCATTGAGCAGAGGAACCAAATCATCAACAGCATGGATCAGGACAGACAGAG ggaagaggaggaggacaaGCTAGTGGCTGCcatgttaaagaaaaaag AGTTTCATGGTGAGAGCGAGCACAAGAAGAAGGCTGCCAAGTTTAAACCCATGAAGGTGTTGAAAAGGCTGAGCACTAAAGGCGACGTTGCAAAGAGCCCGAGCCCACGTAAAGAGAAAAGCTGA